TCACTGCAGACGGGAGCGCTCACTCGCGGTTACTGCAGACCAGAAAAAACGTGCGATCGCACCATCATTGAGCTGCTCAGTACAGAAAGCGGGAGCGAAGCAGCGATGAGCCACTGTAAAGAGATGCTCGCGGGAATGAGCGCGTATGAGCTGAAACAGGGCATTGAGTGCGAACCTACGGAGGGGAGCTTCGCAGCAGGGCACGATGAGATCTTCATTATGAACTCAGAAGGGGTCGAGATTCAGGATTCGGGCACATACGTTTCGGCGGGTATGTCAGTCGTCGCACGTGACGGGCTGGGCGAAGAGACCTCAGGCTACGAGAGCAAAGTGAGCAGACTGCTCAACGAGGTTGATTTTGGCGTGATAGGTACGGAGGCGGTGCGACTCGCAGCTGAGAGCCTTGGTGGCAAGACCATCCAAACGAAGAAGCTGCCGGTGGTCTTCTCACCGCACGCGGTGCAGAGCATCTTCGCTTACACCCTCATCCCCCAGCTGAGCGCGGAACTGGTGCAGCGAAAACAGTCGCCCTACCACGGGAGAAAAGGCGAAACGATTGCGTCTGAGATTCTCTCGATTGCTGACGACGGCACGATGCCGCTTGGTGTGAATACACGGAAGATGGACGGTGAAGGTGTCCCTACGCAGGTAACAACCCTCGTTGCGAACGGTGTGCTCACCAATTTCTTCTATGATACCTATACCGGCGCAAAAGATCAGGTCGAAAGTACAGGAAACGCTCTGCGTGGCTTCAGCAGTTTGCCGGTACCGGGCCCGACGAACTTCATCCTGAAAGCAGCGGAAGGTGATGCGACCGTAAGGAGGGACGAACTCCTGGGCGATGCAACGGAGGGGCTCTTTGTGCATGACGTGATCGGTGCGCATACCGCTTCTCGCGCATCCGGCGATTTCTCCGTCGTGGCTCAGAATGCCGTTGCAGTTACCCAAGGCGCTTCATTTCCTGTTAAACATGCCATGATCGCCGGTAATTCGCAGGAGCTTTTGAAACACGTCGAGCTGCTCGGTGACGATACACAACAGATCTATACGGTCGTCTCTCCCTCGTTGCTCATATCCGCGGTACAGGTGATCGGATAGCGTGCTTCTTCTTCTTACCCGACTCCTTTTCCATCCCCGCGTCCCCGCACTGAGGGGCCGGACCGGTATTTCCTATGGAAGCTGAAGTCTCGATCTGAGGGTGTTCGGTGAGCGCAGATGAAACCGATTTTACCGCTTATTTTAGCTTTTTAACGGCTCACATGCATTATACCGTAATGCTGCGCGAGCCCCTTTCCATCCGATAACTTTATATAACCCCTCATTCCAATATAGGACCGAGAACATGTGGGGCGATAGGCTTAAAGAAAAAGAGGAGAAGATGGGGGAAATGCTGGGCTACACGAAAGAGACAGAAAATAAGCCAGTTGATGAGGACGACGATTTGTTTGGTATTCCGCAATTAGCGATCGTTGGAGTCGGCGGTGCGGGGAACAACTCGATGAATCGTTTGGAATATCTGGGTGGCTTGGAAGGAGTGAGCAGGATTGCTATTAACACCGACAAGCTGCATCTGGATTCCATTAAGTGTGAGAAGAAGTTCCTGATCGGAAAATCGCTTACGCACGGATTGGGTTCGGGCGGTTCACCGGAGATGGGTCGTAAGGCGGCGGAACTGAACAAGGAAGAGATCCGACGGCTCGTGACGGGCAAGAACTTTGTCTTCCTCACCGCAGGTATGGGCGGCGGTACCGGTACGGGCGCAGCGCCAGTGGTTGCCGATATTGCGAGGGAAGAGGGTGCGATTGTCGTGGCGATGGTCTCCTATCCGTTTGAAGCTGAGCGGATCAGGCGGAAAAAAGCGGCAGAGGGCATCGAGCGCTTGCGAGAAACCACCGATACGGTGATTGTGCTGGAGAATGATAAGCTGATCAAATATGCGGGCAATCTACCGGTAAATGACGCGTTCAGGACAATGGACATGCTGATCGCGGAAACCATTCAGGGGATAACGGAGACGATAACGCAGCCGTCATTGGTGAATCTCGACTTTGCAGACCTGAAGGCGGTAATGTCGGAAGGTGGTGTCGCCGTTATGCTTGTCGGCGAGACGTCAAAAGCAGACCACAAACCGGAAGCAGTCGTCGAGGACGCGCTCTGTCACCCATTGCTGGAGGCGGATTATCGAGGTGCAACGGGCTCGCTAATTCACGTGACTGGTGGCTCTGACCTCACGATGAAAGAGACCAACGACATCGTTGAACTGCTCACCTATGAGCTGGATCAGAACGCGAACGTGATCTGGGGCGCGCGCGTCAATGAGGATTTCAACGGCATGGCGAAAGTGGTCGCGATTATGACCGGTGTGGAGCCGAGATGGACGTTCGGCGGCGTCTATGAAGAGCGCAAAGCTAGTGTGAGCAGCCCCAGTGGCTTGAGTGCACTCATACCCGTCTATCATCGCTGACCAACCCAACGGGCGATATACTATATCCTCGCAGCACCAACTATAAACCAGGGAGAGAGGAAGAGCAGCTGCCGGTCCTCGATGCTCGAGGGCTGAGGAAAGTCCCCCCACCGTAGGAGCGAACGCTGAGAGGGCGTAAGGCGAGAGTCTTGGCTCTGGTATAGAAACGGGACCGAACCATACCCACGTGATGATTCCGTAAGGATGAAGTCGTATGGTCACGGATGGAACGACCAGCCTCGCGGGTGCAAGCCTGAAGAAGGCGCTGAGATAAATGCTGCTGAAACAGAAGGGGGCTTACTCTCCTCACTCCCGGTACCCGATCTCAATCGTCATGAGGTCGCTCGCCACGTCGCTGTTCTGAAAAACGTGCTGCGCTTCTGCTTTCAGCTTGCGCGCACCCTCGAGATCAGAATACCGGGCGCTGAGATGTGTGAGCATAAGCTTCACCACGCCTGCCGTCTTGGCAACCGTAGCAGCCTCCAAGGCGGTTGAATGCATGTACTCGATCGCAAACTCCTTCGTCTCGTCCGCAAGGGTACCGTCATGGATCAGCAGATCAGCGTCCTTGCTCGCCTCGGCCACGCTCGCGCACGGCCGTGTATCACCGGTATAAACGATCTTGCGGCCCGGTCGCGGCGGGCCCAGGACCTGCTCGGGCCTGATTTCGCGCCCGTCAACGGTAATTGCATGCCCGGACTGCAGTCGCGCGAATAGCGGGCCGGGTTTAATCCCCAGCTCGATCGCTCGTTCACGGTTGAATCGCCCGGGACGCTTATCCTCTTCGAGCACATAGCCGATGCTCGTGACGTTATGCTCGGTCTTCATCGTTCGTATCTCATAGCCCGCTCTTCGGACCACGTCGCCCGCGCCCAGCTCGATCGCTTTTATCTCGAAGCTCCGGCCCGCGTAACCCAACGCGAGGAGATGGTAGAGGAATTTATCCACATAGCGCGGCCCGTAAATCTCCAGCGGCTCTTCGCGCCCCTGCATTGCCATCGTTTGTATCAGCCCGGGAATACCGAGCACGTGGTCAGCATGGAAGTGCGTGAGGAAGATCGCGGCGATCTTCATGCCGGTCTTCGCACGCATCATCTGCTGCTGCGCGCCCTCGCCGCAATCAAAGAGCAGCAACTCGCCTTCTCGATTCACGGCGATTGCCGACGGCGTTCTGTTCGGCGTGGGCATTGAGCCTCCGGTTCCCAAGAAGGTGATGCGCAACATAGATAGAGCCTGAGCGTAAGAGCTATCAAGAAGTACAAATCGAAAGATTAAAAAACTCGATTCATCGCAGATTTTCTCGAATGGCAGTAAAACAGGCGGTTAAACGACTGCAACGCCGAATTCCGCACCTGTCATGGTCAGTTCCTGTTTCAGCGCACGGAGAAAAACGCCGTACAGCTCGATACCCCTGCTGACTCGTTCGAGTAAACTCGCCGTCGGAACTTCGAGCTCACGCTCCATCTCCGTCTGGCTGGCAGCACCAAACTGCTGCATATGAGCCCAATTCGCTATGAGATACGTGACCAGAGCGGCGGATGCGAAATGCACCGGCACGACGGGATGCTGTCCCAGGAGCTCAATGATCAACTGCCGCTCTTGTTCCACCTCGTCTTCTGATATGCCGGAGCGTTTGATCGCTTTCATACGTGCTTCTTCATGGATGACGCCCCGCATGTCCGGACTGAGGTTCTGGAGGTTATATTCCGCCATTTCGGTATAGATCTCGCCCTGGGCAAGCTCGTGCTCGAGCACGTAGCGCAGCATGGGCTCAGTCGCCGCGGTAAGAAACGTCTCGTTCAGTGCGATGACCGAGACCCAGGCGCCATGTATGAAGAAACGGCGGAACATCGCTGTCCCCAGATCCAGAGATGCCTCCGCGGGCGTTATTAATGACGGCGCGAAGATGAAGGCCCCCAGTTTCACGATGATGATCTTTGTGAGCCGCTCGGTACCGGCGAGCTTTTCGATCGCGCGCTCTTCCTCTTCGGATAGCGACTTGTAGAGCGAGACCGGGCGTTCGCGGTACGTTTCGTAGCGGTGGATGAGATACTGAATTCGATACGAATCGAGTCGTTTAAAGATCTCTGCGAGATTTTTCGCATTCGCTCGCAGCCATGCAACGTACCGGGCATCTCCAGTGCTTCGCTGCTCGTCCGTTTGCTTTTCCGCGGCAGTCATGAGTGTAGGTATACGGTAACCTAAGTACCAGCGCGTATTAAAGCGGTCTTTTAGAGACTATCTCGACCAACGATGCGCTCCAGGGTCTCATAATCCGCGCGTGTGTGCGCGACCAGGTGGACGTTCCCGAGTTTGATCTTGCGCAGTCCAGCAGTCCTTGCCGCAAGGTAAGCGTCGATCATCTGCGTCAGAGAGGGGGGAGACACATCGCGCATCTGGTATGCGGGAAAGAACGCGAGAATGGTGAACGGAATCTCGGTGTCAACTGCGGCTAGGGTCTCGGCTATGTGACCAATTTGATCAGCCTCAACCCAGCCGGGAATGCAGAGTGCGAGCACTTCGAGGACGAACCCCCGCTCTTTCAGTTGCTCGGGTAGCTGCAGCATGCGCGCGTTCGATACGCCGGTCAATCGCCGGTGCATCTCGTCATCGTACGCCTTGATATCGAGCCAGAAAGCATCAACGCCTGCACCCTGTAACAGGTCCAGGTTTTCCGGGGTGAGGCCGTATCCGTTTGTCTCTATGAGCACCCAGACGCTTTCGGGAAGCTCTTTGATCAATTCCGTTGCCCGGACGTAGAATTCAGGCTGGCAGGTGAGATCGCCACCCGTAAAGGCGACGATGTTGCGCGCGGGCCCCCAGCCTTGCGGGCTCAGCTCGATCTTATCGAGACTGAGAACGCCGGGACAGTGTTCGCTCCGCTCGCCCTGCAAAACGCACCGGCCACAGCCTTTACAGAGCTCGTGTGCATGCCAGCTCGTTGCCTGCTCGCGTGGCACCGCGGTAATCTCGTAATCGGTCAAATACTGCTGAACTGCAGTTGCTATCTCTCGGGGCGATTGCCATGCGCCGACCGCATGCTGCGTGAACTGCCAGGAGTGGCATTTTTTACAGGCGAGATTGCAGCCCGACTGGTATATCGAGAGGTAATGCTCGGGTCGCGAGAGGAAACGCCCGTGTATCAATCGTTGGGGCGTGCCCTTTACGATTTTGAACGTGGCGTCGCATGCGTTTCGATACTGGCCCGACGCCCGGTCGAATACCTGGCAGCTCCCCTGCTCGAATCCTTGCTTGACGAGCCGGCATTCCATGGACAACACGTTATTTTTTAC
This Methanomicrobia archaeon DNA region includes the following protein-coding sequences:
- a CDS encoding ribonuclease Z yields the protein MLRITFLGTGGSMPTPNRTPSAIAVNREGELLLFDCGEGAQQQMMRAKTGMKIAAIFLTHFHADHVLGIPGLIQTMAMQGREEPLEIYGPRYVDKFLYHLLALGYAGRSFEIKAIELGAGDVVRRAGYEIRTMKTEHNVTSIGYVLEEDKRPGRFNRERAIELGIKPGPLFARLQSGHAITVDGREIRPEQVLGPPRPGRKIVYTGDTRPCASVAEASKDADLLIHDGTLADETKEFAIEYMHSTALEAATVAKTAGVVKLMLTHLSARYSDLEGARKLKAEAQHVFQNSDVASDLMTIEIGYRE
- the ftsZ gene encoding cell division protein FtsZ, yielding MGEMLGYTKETENKPVDEDDDLFGIPQLAIVGVGGAGNNSMNRLEYLGGLEGVSRIAINTDKLHLDSIKCEKKFLIGKSLTHGLGSGGSPEMGRKAAELNKEEIRRLVTGKNFVFLTAGMGGGTGTGAAPVVADIAREEGAIVVAMVSYPFEAERIRRKKAAEGIERLRETTDTVIVLENDKLIKYAGNLPVNDAFRTMDMLIAETIQGITETITQPSLVNLDFADLKAVMSEGGVAVMLVGETSKADHKPEAVVEDALCHPLLEADYRGATGSLIHVTGGSDLTMKETNDIVELLTYELDQNANVIWGARVNEDFNGMAKVVAIMTGVEPRWTFGGVYEERKASVSSPSGLSALIPVYHR
- a CDS encoding TldD/PmbA family protein, with amino-acid sequence MLDLLRTALEFAAPRCDQVELYGERGTVLSIELERDAVKTGRYVKSSGIGVRVVIAYKIGFAHTTAVEPSALEDCVIHAIKHARVSEYDEHFRSLPSLQTGALTRGYCRPEKTCDRTIIELLSTESGSEAAMSHCKEMLAGMSAYELKQGIECEPTEGSFAAGHDEIFIMNSEGVEIQDSGTYVSAGMSVVARDGLGEETSGYESKVSRLLNEVDFGVIGTEAVRLAAESLGGKTIQTKKLPVVFSPHAVQSIFAYTLIPQLSAELVQRKQSPYHGRKGETIASEILSIADDGTMPLGVNTRKMDGEGVPTQVTTLVANGVLTNFFYDTYTGAKDQVESTGNALRGFSSLPVPGPTNFILKAAEGDATVRRDELLGDATEGLFVHDVIGAHTASRASGDFSVVAQNAVAVTQGASFPVKHAMIAGNSQELLKHVELLGDDTQQIYTVVSPSLLISAVQVIG
- a CDS encoding radical SAM protein, with amino-acid sequence MECRLVKQGFEQGSCQVFDRASGQYRNACDATFKIVKGTPQRLIHGRFLSRPEHYLSIYQSGCNLACKKCHSWQFTQHAVGAWQSPREIATAVQQYLTDYEITAVPREQATSWHAHELCKGCGRCVLQGERSEHCPGVLSLDKIELSPQGWGPARNIVAFTGGDLTCQPEFYVRATELIKELPESVWVLIETNGYGLTPENLDLLQGAGVDAFWLDIKAYDDEMHRRLTGVSNARMLQLPEQLKERGFVLEVLALCIPGWVEADQIGHIAETLAAVDTEIPFTILAFFPAYQMRDVSPPSLTQMIDAYLAARTAGLRKIKLGNVHLVAHTRADYETLERIVGRDSL